The sequence CAGATCTGTCCGCGTCTCTGTCCGGGTCGACGGCGCTGGTGACCGGCGGGACGAGCGGCATCGGCCGCGCGACGGCGATCACGCTGGCCGGGCTCGGCGCCCACGTGGTCCTGTCCGGCCGGGACGCGGCGCGCGGTGCCGAGGTCGTGTCGGCCATCCGCGAGGCGGGCGGCAAGGCCGACTTCGTGGCGGCCGACCTGGCCGACGCGGCGTCGGCGCGCGCCCTCGCCGACCGGGCGCGGGAGGTGGGCGGTCACGTCGACGTGCTCGTGAACAACGCGGGCATCTTCCCGACCGGCCCGACGGCTTCGACGGCGGAAGCGGAGTACGACCGCGTCTACGCGATCAACGTGAAGGCGCCGTTCTACCTCGTGGCCGAGCTGGCCCCGGAGATGGCCGCCCGCGGCCGCGGCGCGATCGTCAACGTGTCCACCATGGTCGCGGCGCGCGGCATGACGGGCATGGCGCTGTACGGCTCGTCGAAGGCCGCGGTGGAACTGCTGACGAAGGCGTGGGCGGCGGAGTTCGGCCCATCCGGCGTCCGCGTCAACGCGGTCAGCCCGGGCCCGACCCGCACCGAAGGCACCGCCGCGTTCGGCGACGGCCTGGACGAGCTGGCAGCCGCGGGCCCGGCGGGCCGGGTGGCGTCCCCGTCCGAGATCGCGGCGGCGATCGCATTCTTGGTAACGGACGACTCGAGCTTCATCCAGGGCGCAATCGTCCCGGTGGACGGCGGCCGGCTGGCGGTGTGAGCCCCGCCCGGGACGGTGTCACCGCAGGAAGGTGACACCGTCCTGGGGGCGCTCGTCCACCGTCAGCGAGAACACGTCCGGCCGCGCGTAATGCCCCGAAACATCAAGACTCTGCCGCGCCGCAAC is a genomic window of Amycolatopsis lexingtonensis containing:
- a CDS encoding SDR family NAD(P)-dependent oxidoreductase, producing MSADLSASLSGSTALVTGGTSGIGRATAITLAGLGAHVVLSGRDAARGAEVVSAIREAGGKADFVAADLADAASARALADRAREVGGHVDVLVNNAGIFPTGPTASTAEAEYDRVYAINVKAPFYLVAELAPEMAARGRGAIVNVSTMVAARGMTGMALYGSSKAAVELLTKAWAAEFGPSGVRVNAVSPGPTRTEGTAAFGDGLDELAAAGPAGRVASPSEIAAAIAFLVTDDSSFIQGAIVPVDGGRLAV